The genomic segment TCGGCCTGGCAATTAACACCCTGTCTGTGTACTCGGTGAAGGAACTCTCGCCGGAGGAGCTGGAAGGCGAAAACAACGGCCCTGAGGAAGACAAGCTGCCGCTACTGGAATCGGCCAAAATCCTCTTCTCTAACAAGTACTACCTGATTATTTTGGTGATCTTCCTGCTCACGCAAATCTTCACGGCCATGCTCAACATGGGTATCTTCTTCATGAAGTACGTCCTCGGTGACGAACGCCTCCTGGGCACCTTCGCCTGGGCCATCAACGTCCCGCTCGTCATCGGACTCATGATCACGCCCTACATTGTGAGCAAATACGGGGGCATGTATCGCATCGACATCCTGGGCTACATCATTGCCGTCGCCGGGCGACTCGGAGTGCTGGTGGCCGCTTACATGCAGAATGTGCCGCTGATGCTGGCGTTCTCCGCCATCGCTTCCCTGGGCATGAGTCCGTTGCAGGGCACACTCAACGCCCTGATCGCAGAGGCATCGGAATACACATGGCTACGCACCGGCAAACGCATCGACGGACTGCTATTCTCCTGCACCTCGCTGGGTGTGAAAATCGGTAGTGGCCTGGGCACCGCTGCATCCGGCTGGCTCCTCCAGATGAGCGGCTACCACGCCAACATGGAGGTGCAGCCAGACTCGGCTATCCAGATGCTCTACGTCATGTACGTGTGGCTCACGCTCGGGGCCAACGTGATCATCCTTCTCTTGCTCACCAGGCTTGACGTTGAAAAAGCCACCGCCCGTTTCAAGGAACAGGCTGATGCCATGGCTTCCGATGGAAGTGTCAGTCAGCCAAGCTAGAGCCTTGTCAGCTGGCGTGCGTACGTGTTACGCACGCCATAACCTTTTCAAGGCCATGGCCACCAATCCCGCGCACACCAACAGCACCGCCGCATCAACGCCCCACTCCAGTGCCGAAGAATTCTCCACCGCAGAACCCGGCAACATGTAACAGCCAAGTGCCAACGACGACACCACGTATATGCGCCACCTCCCCGCCAGGAAGTACGATGCCCGCATACGCATTCCATATAACCGACCGACCACATACAACAACGCCGTCAGTGCACCCACGCAGGCAGCACCGCCCACCATAGGCACAGCATCACCGCTGCGAATGCTTATCGACGCCGCGCATCGCGCCGCTCCCAACGAAACGGCAATCAGCATCACCATCACCCAGGAAAAAACATCTTTCTGCATGGTGGATCCCTTCAACATTGACGCGGCGTCGTCACGCGTGTGGTGCCACACCTGCCACCCTAACGTGGGGCGCTGCACTATTGCCAGTTTTTTAGTGTCACGTTCAGGGAAGTTGGGTACACTCTACAAAGCTGGCAGTTGATGCTGCCCAACCCCGTTTTGTAAAGGAAAAACTACTATGATGGAAGCCTTGACGGAGTACATTATCCACCTGGGTATCGTAGCCGTGATCGCTGTAATTTTTGCCGAATCCGGGCTGCTCGTCGGGTTCTTTTTGCCGGGCGACAGCCTCTTGTTCATGTCGGGCTTCCTCACCCAACAGGGCATTTTCAAAATCAATATCCACCTTTTTGCCCTGCTCCTTTTCATCGCCGCAGTGGCGGGCGACAACGTCGGCTACAGCTTTGGCAAACGGGTGGGCCGGAAACTGTTCGAACGCCCCAATTCCAGGCTGTTCAAACAGCAATATCTGGTGCAGGCGGAGCAGTTCTTTGAAAAGCACGGATCAAAGGCCATTGTGCTGGCCCGTTTCGTGCCGGTCGTGCGCACCTTCACCCCGATTATTGCTGGTGTGAGCACCATGCATTACCGCACGTTTTTTGTCTACAACCTCATTGGTGGTTTCCTCTGGACGGCCACGTTCAGCTACGCCGGATACTACATCGGCCAGAAGCTACACGAGATGGGCTTCAACATCGAAATCATCTCAATTGTGATCATCCTGATCTCTGTTGCCCCGATCGCCATTCAC from the Corynebacterium durum genome contains:
- a CDS encoding DedA family protein; the protein is MMEALTEYIIHLGIVAVIAVIFAESGLLVGFFLPGDSLLFMSGFLTQQGIFKINIHLFALLLFIAAVAGDNVGYSFGKRVGRKLFERPNSRLFKQQYLVQAEQFFEKHGSKAIVLARFVPVVRTFTPIIAGVSTMHYRTFFVYNLIGGFLWTATFSYAGYYIGQKLHEMGFNIEIISIVIILISVAPIAIHAVSSQERRQALMAQIKNLPTTIRGIFTKEDSAQ
- a CDS encoding MFS transporter gives rise to the protein MSNDMAASNPSSSSARMGLEAASQKKYLKWYNKVGYGSGDVAGNVVYALLSAFVMIYLADTAGLNPGVVGTLMMLSKVFDGISDMIFGTLLDRTNTRMGKARPWMLWAYVGCAVLLVAIFAIPPSLGDFAKYTWFFIAYTLLNAVFFTANNIAYSSLTALITRNKDERVQMGSIRFMFAFTTNMLIQTFTVGGVMLFGGGAGGWRNMAIVYALIGLAINTLSVYSVKELSPEELEGENNGPEEDKLPLLESAKILFSNKYYLIILVIFLLTQIFTAMLNMGIFFMKYVLGDERLLGTFAWAINVPLVIGLMITPYIVSKYGGMYRIDILGYIIAVAGRLGVLVAAYMQNVPLMLAFSAIASLGMSPLQGTLNALIAEASEYTWLRTGKRIDGLLFSCTSLGVKIGSGLGTAASGWLLQMSGYHANMEVQPDSAIQMLYVMYVWLTLGANVIILLLLTRLDVEKATARFKEQADAMASDGSVSQPS